The proteins below come from a single Drosophila miranda strain MSH22 chromosome Y unlocalized genomic scaffold, D.miranda_PacBio2.1 Contig_Y1_pilon, whole genome shotgun sequence genomic window:
- the LOC117190186 gene encoding pre-mRNA-splicing factor 38-like, with protein sequence MANRTVKEAKNVHGTNPQYLIEKIIRSRIYDSKERDRRPAQNNNGRSRDYYDELEEFERQRNRTCNRDNQHEDRRQLAPRQDRDRERQDRDRERQDRDRKPQNRDRERQDRDRMRERERYGERDRRERDNGSRHDQREREPQNERDRRRH encoded by the exons ATGGCAAATCGGACAGTGAAGGAGGCCAAAAACGTGCATGGCACCAACCCGCAGTATCTCATCGAAAAAATCATACGTTCCCGCATCTACGACTCCAA GGAGCGGGACCGACGTCCTGCCCAAAACAACAATGGTCGTTCTCGAGATTACTACGATGAACTGGAGGAGTTTGAGCGGCAGCGCAATCGCACCTGCAACCGTGACAACCAGCACGAAGACCGCCGACAGCTAGCACCACGTCAGGATCGGGATAGAGAACGACAGGATCGGGACAGAGAACGCCAGGACCGGGATAGAAAGCCCCAGAATCGGGACAGGGAGCGCCAGGATCGAGACAGAATGCGCGAGCGGGAGAGATATGGCGAAAGAGACAGACGGGAGCGAGATAATGGCTCCCGCCACGACCAGCGGGAGAGAGAGCCGCAAAACGAGCGCGACCGACGTCgccattaa
- the LOC117189866 gene encoding charged multivesicular body protein 4c-like yields the protein MSFFGKMFGGKKEVAPTTGEAIQKLRETENMLIKKQEFLEAKIEDELSIARKNASKNKRVALQALKKKKRLEKQLQQIDGTLSTIEMQREALESANTNTAVLTTMKDAADALKNAHQHMDVDKVHDMMDDIAEQQDVAREISDAISNPVAFGADLDDEDLERELDELEQENFDKEIIGIPEPAPTLPEAPTEDLPETAKEKKKATTTTTTTTAEVGDDDDPVMKQLLSWAN from the exons ATGAGTTTCTTTGGGAAAATGTTTGGTGGCAAGAAAGAGGTGGCCCCCACGACGGGGGAGGCAATACAGAAACTGAGGGAAACCGAAAACATGCTCATCAAGAAGCAGGAGTTTCTCGAGGCCAAAATTGAGGACGAGCTGAGTATTGCCCGAAAGAATGCatcaaaaaacaaaagag TGGCCCTGCAAGCCCTCAAAAAGAAGAAGAGGCTGGAGAAACAATTGCAGCAGATCGATGGCACCCTGTCCACCATTGAGATGCAGCGCGAGGCCTTGGAGAGCGCCAATACGAACACTGCCGTCTTGACAACAATGAAGGATGCTGCGGATGCGCTCAAGAATGCCCACCAGCACAT GGATGTCGACAAGGTCCATGACATGATGGATGATATTGCCGAGCAGCAGGATGTGGCCCGGGAGATTTCCGATGCCATTTCCAACCCAGTCGCCTTTGGGGCCGATCTGGATGACGAAGATCTCGAGCGGGAACTCGATGAGCTGGAACAGGAGAACTTTGATAAGGAAATCATTGGCATTCCCGAGCCAGCGCCCACATTGCCCGAGGCCCCAACAGAGGACTTGCCCGAGACGGCCAAAGAGAAGAAAAAGGCCACAacgactacaactacaactacgGCTGAAGTTGGCGATGATG ATGATCCCGTCATGAAGCAACTTTTGTCCTGGGCCAACTAA